In uncultured Trichococcus sp., one DNA window encodes the following:
- a CDS encoding S-ribosylhomocysteine lyase, translated as MAKVESFELDHDLVKAPYVRQAGYEVHETGAVVTKFDLRFVQPNQDALPTGAMHTLEHLLAINIRDYVDGVIDLSPMGCRTGFYMICWGEHTPEEIAAALEKVLQIVLETTVVPATTAKECGNYRDHSLFGAKEYAKQVLAAGISRDPFTRTV; from the coding sequence ATGGCTAAAGTAGAAAGTTTTGAATTGGATCACGATTTGGTGAAGGCACCGTATGTCCGCCAAGCAGGCTATGAAGTGCACGAAACGGGGGCTGTCGTCACAAAATTCGATCTGCGTTTTGTGCAGCCCAACCAGGATGCATTGCCGACGGGGGCGATGCACACGTTGGAACACCTTTTGGCGATCAATATCCGCGATTATGTTGATGGCGTCATCGACTTGTCGCCGATGGGTTGCCGCACCGGATTTTACATGATCTGTTGGGGTGAACATACGCCGGAAGAAATCGCTGCTGCTTTGGAAAAAGTGCTGCAGATCGTGCTGGAAACGACAGTAGTTCCGGCGACGACCGCGAAGGAATGCGGAAATTACCGCGACCATTCCTTGTTCGGCGCAAAAGAATACGCGAAGCAAGTGTTGGCGGCCGGCATCAGCCGCGATCCCTTCACGCGCACAGTCTAG